One part of the Rutidosis leptorrhynchoides isolate AG116_Rl617_1_P2 chromosome 1, CSIRO_AGI_Rlap_v1, whole genome shotgun sequence genome encodes these proteins:
- the LOC139888006 gene encoding phytochrome B-like produces the protein MGSRSKTGSKLYTQPSSTSNKKVADSISKATAQFTIDARLHAVFEQSGGSGKSFDYSESLKTTTQSSIPEQQQITAYLSKIQRGGHIQPFGCMIAIDDSSFKVIAFSENASERLGLAPQYVPSIEKQEILKIGTDVKTLFTPSSSVLLERAIRAREITLLNPLWIHSKNSGKPFYAILHRIDVGIVIDLEPARTEDPALSIAGAVQSQKLAVRAISNLQSLPGGDIKLLCDTVVQIVRELTGYDRVMVYKFHEDEHGEVVAESKRADLDPYIGLHYPATDIPQASRFLFKQNRVRMIVDCHTKPVRVIQDESLMQPLSLVGSTLRAPHGCHAQYMANMGSIASLAMAVITNGLEDENGTQRGSTRLWGLVVCHHTSARFIPFPLRYACEFFMQAFGLQLKMELQLATQMLEKHVLKTQTLLCDMILRDSPTGIVTQNPSIMDLVKCDGAALYKQEKYYPLGVTPTENQIKNIVKWLAVVHHDSTGLSTDSLADAGYPGAVALGDAVCGMATIFINSKYILFWFRSNTGKEIKWGGAKHHPEDKDDGQRMHPRSSFNAFLEVVKRKSLPWENAEMDAIHSLQIILRDSFKEDDENKLKSVVNCEIDENELSSVAREMVRLIETANVPIVAVDVDGRINGWNAKVAELTGLSVENAIGKSLVYDLVYKESEKTVAKLLHRALRGIEDKNIEIKFKTFSSSSMEETAVFVMVNACSSKDYTNNIVGVCFVGQDVTGQKVITDKFVQIQGDYKTIVHNPNQLIPPIFASDENTCCSEWNIAMEKLTGWARGDIIGKTLVGEIFGGFCRLKGPDSLTKFMIILHNAINGQDTDKYPFSFFDKNGNFVQVLLTANKRMNMAGEVIGAFCFLQIASPELQQVIKVQMQQERKCYARMKELAYVCHEIKNPLSGIRFANSVMEASDLTEYQKQLVETCEACEKQMFKIIKDVDKENIQDSSLEMEKHDFVLGSVIDAVVSQVMLLLMDRGLQLIRDIPEEVKALTIYGDRVRVQQVLTNFLLNMARHSPSPGGWVEIQVRPTLKLTSNGDSIAHIAFRILSPGEGLPPELVQDMFHNSQWSTEEGLVLSMCRKILTLMNSEVQYIRESERCYFLIDLQLPQFNRSS, from the exons ATGGGTTCTAGAAGCAAAACAGGCTCAAAATTATATACCCAACCATCATCAACTTCAAACAAAAAGGTGGCTGATTCTATAAGTAAAGCCACTGCACAATTCACAATTGATGCAAGATTACATGCTGTTTTTGAACAGTCAGGTGGTTCTGGTAAGTCTTTTGATTACTCAGAGTCACTTAAAACTACAACACAATCATCAATCCCTGAACAACAACAAATTACTGCTTATTTATCAAAGATTCAAAGAGGTGGTCACATTCAACCATTTGGTTGCATGATTGCAATTGATGATTCTAGTTTTAAAGTAATTGCTTTTAGTGAAAATGCTAGTGAAAGATTAGGTTTAGCCCCACAATATGTTCCAAGTATAGAGAAACAAGAAATATTGAAAATTGGGACTGATGTTAAAACCCTTTTCACCCCTTCAAGTTCTGTGCTTTTAGAAAGGGCAATTAGGGCTAGAGAAATCACACTTTTGAACCCTCTTTGGATCCATTCAAAGAATTCAGGGAAACCTTTTTATGCAATCTTGCATAGGATTGATGTAGGAATTGTAATTGATTTGGAGCCCGCAAGAACCGAAGACCCGGCTTTATCAATTGCCGGGGCGGTTCAATCACAAAAACTTGCGGTTCGGGCCATTTCAAATTTGCAATCTTTGCCAGGTGGCGATATCAAGCTTTTGTGTGATACTGTGGTGCAAATTGTGAGGGAGCTCACGGGTTATGATCGAGTTATGGtttataagtttcatgaagatgaaCATGGTGAAGTTGTGGCGGAAAGTAAACGGGCCGATTTGGATCCGTATATCGGGTTACATTATCCCGCAACGGATATCCCTCAAGCTTCAAGATTCTTGTTTAAACAAAACCGTGTTAGAATGATAGTTGACTGTCACACGAAACCTGTTCGTGTGATCCAAGATGAGTCGTTGATGCAACCGTTGAGCTTGGTGGGTTCGACCCTTCGGGCCCCACACGGGTGCCATGCTCAATACATGGCTAACATGGGTTCCATAGCTTCGTTAGCCATGGCGGTTATTACTAATGGACTAGAAGACGAAAATGGTACACAAAGAGGTTCAACTAGACTTTGGGGTTTAGTAGTATGTCACCATACGTCGGCTCGATTCATACCTTTTCCTCTTCGTTACGCGTGTGAATTCTTTATGCAAGCGTTTGGACTTCAATTGAAAATGGAGTTACAATTAGCCACTCAAATGTTGGAAAAACATGTTTTAAAAACACAAACGTTGTTATGTGATATGATTCTACGCGATTCACCTACGGGTATTGTGACCCAAAACCCGAGCATTATGGATTTGGTTAAATGTGATGGTGCGGCGCTTTATAAACAAGAAAAGTACTACCCGTTAGGTGTAACACCAACCGAAAACCAAATCAAAAATATTGTAAAGTGGCTAGCCGTGGTGCACCATGACTCAACCGGTTTAAGCACCGATAGTTTAGCCGATGCCGGTTACCCGGGGGCCGTTGCCCTCGGGGACGCGGTTTGTGGTATGGCTACAATTTTcattaattcaaaatatatattattttggttCCGATCGAATACGGGTAAAGAGATAAAATGGGGTGGAGCGAAACATCATCCGGAAGATAAAGATGATGGTCAAAGAATGCATCCACGTTCTTCGTTTAACGCGTTTTTAGAAGTTGTGAAACGCAAAAGTTTGCCATGGGAGAACGCTGAAATGGATGCTATTCATTCTTTACAGATAATTTTGAGAGATTCGtttaaagaagatgatgaaaatAAATTAAAAAGTGTTGTTAATTGTGAAATTGATGAAAATGAACTTAGTTCGGTTGCACGAGAAATGGTTAGGTTGATAGAGACGGCTAATGTACCTATAGTTGCGGTTGATGTTGACGGTCGAATAAACGGGTGGAACGCAAAGGTTGCAGAGTTGACGGGTTTATCGGTCGAAAATGCTATCGGGAAATCGTTGGTTTACGATCTTGTGTATAAAGAATCAGAAAAAACTGTTGCTAAACTTTTGCATCGTGCGTTAAGAG GTATAGAAGATAAAAACATTGAAATCAAATTCAAGACATTCAGTTCATCATCAATGGAAGAAACTGCAGTTTTTGTAATGGTCAACGCTTGTTCAAGTAAAGACTATACAAACAACATAGTCGGAGTTTGCTTCGTGGGTCAAGATGTCACGGGTCAAAAAGTCATAACGGACAAATTCGTCCAAATTCAAGGCGATTATAAGACCATCGTGCATAACCCGAACCAACTTATTCCACCAATATTTGCGTCCGACGAAAACACGTGTTGCTCCGAATGGAACATCGCTATGGAAAAACTAACCGGGTGGGCCCGAGGTGACATCATCGGAAAAACATTGGTCGGTGAGATTTTCGGTGGATTTTGTCGTCTAAAAGGACCCGATTCTTTGACAAAATTCATGATCATTTTGCATAACGCGATCAATGGCCAAGATACTGATAAATACCCGTTTTCGTTCTTTGATAAAAATGGGAACTTTGTGCAAGTTCTTTTAACCGCAAATAAAAGGATGAATATGGCGGGAGAGGTGATCGGTGCTTTTTGTTTCTTGCAAATCGCGAGTCCCGAATTGCAACAAGTTATTAAAGTACAAATGCAACAAGAAAGAAAATGTTACGCGAGAATGAAAGAATTGGCGTACGTTTGTCACGAGATCAAGAATCCGTTGAGTGGTATTCGTTTTGCGAATTCTGTTATGGAAGCTTCGGATTTAACCGAATATCAAAAACAATTGGTTGAAACATGTGAAGCGTGTGAGAAACAAATGTTCAAGATCATAAAGGATGTTGATAAAGAAAACATCCAAGACAG TTCATTAGAGATGGAGAAACATGATTTTGTACTAGGGAGTGTAATTGATGCTGTAGTGAGCCAAGTAATGTTACTGCTGATGGATAGAGGTTTGCAACTGATTCGAGATATTCCAGAAGAAGTCAAAGCGTTGACCATATATGGTGATCGAGTAAGAGTTCAACAAGTTCTGACCAACTTCTTATTAAATATGGCGCGCCATTCGCCATCACCAGGCGGTTGGGTGGAAATTCAAGTTCGGCCAACTCTAAAGCTTACTTCTAATGGAGATAGCATAGCGCATATTGCATTTAG GATATTGTCTCCTGGTGAAGGTCTCCCACCAGAATTAGTTCAAGACATGTTTCACAACAGTCAATGGTCAACCGAAGAAGGTTTAGTACTAAGCATGTGTCGGAAGATTCTAACTCTTATGAACAGTGAAGTCCAATACATTAGAGAATCGGAAAGATGCTATTTTCTTATCGATCTTCAACTTCCACAGTTTAACCGAAGCTCCTAA